TTTTCCTCTGACACAGTATCCAGAGTTTCCCTGAGACTGAGTTTCAAGAGCCTCGGCTCTGAGGTAAGGGGCTACTTATAAGCATCTAGCACTTGAACAATCAAAACCTGTGTAGtaatttgtctttgtttctgcagGCGATGCTGACCCTCAGCTGTGCAAGAACTGATGTCTTCAAACattaaacaaaagagaaattgCATTGACTGTCAATCATCTTGGTTTTAGATGTTGCAGTGAGCTGCTAACTCTACGGGCAATGAACCAAATCTTCCAAATACAATTTTCACTGAATGATGGGTATTATGGCCTGTAAACAAATGCAGCAGGATAACTGGGTGCCAAAATATTACTGCTAGTGAGCTGAAAATTCATTCCTGTGTCTAAGCCGCTCCCCAAGTAACACAAAAAATTGCTGGCATGAGTAAACCCATCATATGTTCCTACATCAGGTTTCTTACAGCTGTGTATTAAACAGTAAGAAGAAAGTCGAGTTTGTTTTGATCCCCAAAACAAACTCCTCAAACTTTCCTTTCCTCTCCCCACTCCTACCTGACATCAGTCAGCTTCAGAGGAAAAATGTTTGGGGGTTCTTCTGATTTGGTGAACATGAATTTCCTGAATAACCCATATAACTATCTTGCTGGCTGACAAACCTTGCCAACACGCTATCTGCAACCACAACACTCAGGTTTGAGCTGAGCTAACATTAGCTGGTTTTGTTGATGCTGTAAGGCTTCAGATGTGCAACCGTAAATGTCCTATGAATTTTAGCACAACATTAGCAAAGCTGTAGGATTTAAGATACCCTATATAAGATGTGAGGTGTTTGCAATGCAAACTCAGTGCATATAattgttttggggttgtttttttttaaagcaaaacgTATTATTTCTACACTCTTTATGCTAATAAATGGACTATTATAAAATTACCTGCTATATTGATCACATTCATTGAGTTTTACATAATTAACCtctgtgttcatgttttaaTTCAACAGTCCAGTGTTTAGACTGTCACTTTATCTTTGTTGGTGTAACCCTATGaacaaaatgttcaaaaacCAAGTCTTGCAGCTCCACAGCCATCTGAAATGCCTGGAAGGAAAATGGTGGCCAAAATGGTGGTTTTTGAAACATAACCTAAATTGAGTTTAAGTGTTCATTAAAACATAAGAATTGTATGTTCAGAATCATAGGTCGTGTCTATGGAAGCTTGTTTCCTGCACTGAGAAAAAGTATAAGtcagaaatgttttttaaaaatacattttatgttaTCTCAGATTTTTTGTTTCAATTTATCCCAATATTTCAgcttaatatttaatttttaagtcAAAATATCCACAATACTAACCTGAAAATTTGACATAttgactgtttaaaaaaagaagaaagaaaagaaaaagcaggcaGTATATAAACAGTATAAGATTAGGTTGACAACCTGTTCCCCTTGGAAGGTTACACTCATTTGCTCCTAACTGTTCAGTAGATAGGTAAAACACTTCCAAGTTCCAAGCTACATGCAGGTTTTACCAGGTGTGGTTAATCACTGTAATTGCAACTAGACTAGTAATTGCAACTGCACCAATATAAAGCAAACAGCAACCACACACCAGTTAAAGCACAAACCTGCAGCAGCGGCACCTGTGTTTTTCATCTCAACTTGCTGTAGATGAACTGTGCTGCTTTTTGAGTTAGGCATGGGGCTCAAGCTTGCTTTAAAGTGAGTAGTGAAATTTAATGCTGTCTGATTTAGTAGTTTGTTTATCTACAGagccttgtttgtttttcacacagggTTTCCTGGATTTGTTTCCTGCTTTTCAGCAGTGGATTTTGTTTCCCtgtaacaataaaaggtaaGCTATTCCCTCAACTTCAGAATGCCTAGAGCTTAAATTTACTTGGTTTTACAAGCTTACGTTTAGTTGAAATCTTTTCATTTAGGGCAAACTGGTCCAGATGTAACTACCAGTGCTAGAAGTGCTAGAAGTGCTGGCACTAACCCTGGACGCGATGGGTCTGCTGGAGGAGAGGCTGGTTCTGGCCCCGGACGCGatggctcagctggaggagAGGCTGGTTCTGGCCCCGGACGCGatggctcagctggaggagAGGCTGGTTCTGGCCCCGGACGCGatggctcagctggaggagAGGCTGGTTCCGGCCCCGGACGCGatggctcagctggaggagAGGCTGGTTCCGGCCCCGGACGCGatggctcagctggaggagAGGCTGGTTCCGGCCCCGGACGCGatggctcagctggaggagAGGCTGGTTCCGGCCCCGGGCGCGatggctcagctggaggagAGGCTGGTTCCGGCCCCGGGCGCGatggctcagctggaggagAGGCTGGTTCCGGCCCCGGGCGCGATGGCTCTGCTGGAGGAGAGGCTGGTTCCGGCCCCGGGCGCGATGGCTCTGCTGGAGGAGAGGCTGGTTCCGGCCCCGGGCGCGATGGCTCTGCTGGAGGAGAGGCTGGTTCCGGCCCCGGGCGCGATGGCTCTGCTGGAGGAGAGGCTGGTTCCGGCCCCGGGCGCGATGGCTCTGCTGGAGGAGAGGCTGGTTCCGGCCCCGGGCGCGATGGCTCTGCTGGAGGAGAGGCTGGTTCCGGGCGCGATGGCTCTGCTGGAGGAGAGGCTGGTTCTGGACCTAATGGTTCTACTGGAGGAGAACTTTATTCTGGCCCTGCTGGAGGGGAAGTTAGCTGTTGTAGCTCTGCAGGAGGCTGGTCCTTTGGCCCTGGCAGCTCCAATGGAGGTCATGTTGGTCCTGGCTCTCGATCTGATGGCTCCACTGCGGGAGGGGTTGGCCCTGGCAGTTCTGCAGGAAGTTGGTCCTTTGGCCCTGGGAGCTCCActggaggaggagttggccctGGCAGCTCTGCAGGAAGTTGGTCCTTTGGCCCTGGGAGCTCCActggaggaggagttggccctGGCAGCTCTGCAGGTGGCTGGTCCTTTGGCCCTGGGAGCTCCActggaggaggagttggccctGGCAGCTCTGCAGGTGGCTGGTCCTTTGGCCCTGGGAGCGCCACTGGAGGAGGGGTTGGCCCTAGCAGCTCTCCAGGAGGTTGGTCCTCTGCTTTTGGTGTCCCCGTTAGAGGGGTTCGCCCAACATGGGCTAATGGTTATTCATTCCTTGGTGGTGTTCCTTATCAAAATTATCCTGCAGTGAGTTCTTCTTTCCTTTACCACCCATGGAACTGGATGCCACCACGTCCCTTCCCTGACTTCAATGCCTGGTCTACTTATGAGGTGCCGCTAGGTATGGTTGCGCTGCCCCCTCAGGTACCTTCATTGCCTTCGTCCCATCTTGTCCAGACTGGAACTGGCTACCAGCGAGGAAGAGAAGTGCTTTCTCACTCCAAATATTCTAATAATGTCTTGAGCCGCCATCCTCTGAGTCCTGTACTGCCACAGTACCCAAGAAGTGCGAGTGGATTTCAAGGGATAAAAGTATAATGAGGTAACTTGCATGCAGTGAAGCCTTAATGATTAAGTCCTTTTAATTGACTGATCTGTCCTCTTAATTTTGCAGGTGAAACTGAAGAGCATGTAACTGCTTTCAAGAAGCCTTTTGGATATGAAATAAAGACTTTAATAAATCTGAGTGTTCTGTGCATTTCATTGTAATTAAATGATTTGTTTCACTTCTATAAAGTAACTGATCCCAAAGGGTACAGCCTGAACTGCTTGGTGTGCTCCAACAGTGCTAGATTCTGGCTCTAGTTGCATCAAAAAGGTATCCCATGGAGTTTCTTGCTCCTTTATTATACAGTGTTGAAAGTAGGCAGCAATTCTACTGCAAAGTGCTTGATCATCTGACTCTTGCATTGACTAGAAGTTGTAGGGTCTTCACCTTTCAATATTAAGCACTTTGGGGCAGCTGTGATTTAGtggtattaaaaatataactgaTCGTTAACCCAGGTCTTTACTGATCTGGTATGGGAATCTCattcatttttatacatttaaacaAATGCAGTTCTgatctcgtgtgtgtgtgtgtgtgcgcttggCAATTCCACCATCTTGAACTCTACAGATTATACTAACTCTTGGGTCAAACTTTAGCTGATGTGGGGAAAACTTAAGTAGAGGAAAATGAGACTGAAtagtaatgtttttttgtttttgttttttttctcattaagAATGCAGGAAAGCATGAGGCTGTAGAGAGCTGGGCAGCCCAGTAGTACCATTTGAGGTTTGTAATACCCAGACTTTCCTTTTCTTATGGAAGATATAGTAATGATAGGCTTAGTCTGGCTCGTCTGTTATTCCAAATGAATTTAGTGACAAAGTCATCTGGTGGACTAAGAGGAATGGCTTGGaagagatatttaaaaaaaaaaaaaaaaaaattgggggAGAACGTTGATCTTGAGAATGTTTACGGGTCCAATCAGAGAGATTGGCAGCATAGTCCATCTATTGATTGATTCAACAACAGAGTTGATTGTTAGAGCATAGTTTGCCTGTACCAAATCATCTATTTTTTTGGAGTGATTTTTATACCTAGATAGGTAAGACGGTCTCTGGCAACTTCAACCATTGTTTGAATGGGTGGTTTAATTCTTTGAGAATGTTTAGAGGATGGTCGATTTGGATTCATTAATTTTATACCCAGAGATGTTGCAGAAAGGGTAAATTGTTTTGAGTAGCTGGGGAACTGAGCTCTTTAATTTGGACAGCGTTAAAATGTCATCTGCTCTCTACAGCTTCATGCTGGTTTTCAACGACAACCTTATCCTGGGTAAGTTTAGAAAGGACAAGCACTACCCCCTTACTGCTCAGTTCTTACCTGTACTCCACAAAGATCTGATGAAAGATACACTGAATCCGTTTGTTAAAAATACCATTTGTGTCTGGTTCAATGCACttaagtttaaaaatgaaacatcaGCACTATCCTAATTCTCGCCTATTTGGGGCAATAAGGCCTTTGACCCTGGTTGGAAAGATTTTGGTCTTAAAATGTGGGCTGCCAGAGGTTTGTGCAAAGTTGAAGACCTATTTGACAAGGACACCCTAATGTGCTTTAATGACTTGACATGGGAATTTGGCATTCCAACCAAACATTTCTTCAAATTTCTACAGGTCAGAAGCTTCATTTCAAAAATTCAAAAATCCCTAACACTGCCCACTCTAAACTCATTAAAGGACACAGCAATAAACCATCAGCTGAAGAAGAGTTTAATATCCTGTTTATATAACAACCTCAGGGACAGCTCTCAGATgtcctcagaaaaaaaaagacttgcatGGTGTCAAAACTTAAAGTGTAGAATAACCACAGAGGAATGGCAAAAAGCCTGCTTGAAAGCCCAAACACAATCTATAAACACCCAATTTAAACTAATCCAGTATAAATGGCTAATGAGAACGTATGTCACCCCAACATTATTAAACAAATTTGACCCTAACGTTCCAGACATATGTTTTAAATGTGGGCATAAAGGCACACTGATGCATTGCCTATGGGAATATCTAGAAATCCAAAAATTTTGGAAAGAAGCTTTAGATGTAATTGCGCGTATTACAAGTGTTAAGCTGAATCCATGTCCTAAATCATGTATCCTAGGGATTTTCCCCACTGAAAGCCAGCTGAGCAAAGTTCACCAAAAAACCACAATCTTCTGCCTGTTGCAGGCAAAATATAGCATAgccaataaatcaataaataaaaatttggaaaaaaatgcagaaaagctCTTGATTAAAAGACTAGCAGCAACAGCAGTGCACCCACCTAGTCTAGATCCCTGAGGCACACCTTCTGATACAGGAAGAAGGACTCAAAGTGGATACCGTTCTAGCCAACAGATAATTTGAAAGTCAACTTGCAGTATGAGGGGATAAGCTAACATTATGATAGTAGTAGCTGACATGTTCAGATGGTTCAACAGCCTTCAAATCCATGAAGACAAGCAGAatgtttttaagtttattttgatgccaCCAGTGTTTGCAGTTTCAAAGACTGctacaaaaaatgtaaatgttttcaaGTCATTATCGAGAACTGAGGTCTAAGAACATGTTTAAAGGGAGAACCAAGAGTTAAAACTTCATCTCTGGATTTGCATAAGAGACAAGAGTATGTCTAAAGGAATTTGTGTCTCCTTACAGAGTCGAACAAAGGCTCTTCCCTTTGTTGAGCTCATAAGTAACCCATTGCACTACAGAGCCACTGTGTTTGAACCAATGACTGCAGAAAacttttctacagtcattggtttgAACATGCTGAGTATGAtgtaaagatgttttttttattgttagttCGCTACATGTACAGGACATTCTGGAAAATCTAAATTACTGTTTCTCTCTTACCTTAGTATAACAGAAGAATTAAAGGAAAAGATAAAGGACACTATAGGGAATATATAACTATGTGCAACAGTAACAGAAgtgtaaaatatattaaaaataaagatagAGCAACTTTGGAGATGCACATGGACAGTAGTGAAAATAGCCAGAGTGCAGCTCACTTGCTCCACAGTAGCACCATTGATGGTCCTTGGGGTGCTGTGCATGACCTCTCCTGAAGGCTACCACAAGCTGTTTGGTCTTTTCTACATTTTGGAAGAGATTGTTGTTTTTACAGATGGGTCACATCACTCCTGTAGTTGGCTTTATCATTCTTAGTGACGAGGCACACTACGGTTGTATCCTCCACTACCTGGATGATGTAAACAAATTATCTTTGAACTtgtcaaaaacaaaatttattatttttggaaatCGGGTAAAAGAGGATGAAGTAACTCTGTCCATTGATGGAGTTCCGATTGAGAGAGTTACTGAACTCCGTTTTTGGGGGTAGTGTTGGATGATAAATTAACATGGAAAtctcatattgaacatgttagaaaaaagatggttaaaaatatttatattttgggtAATGTCAGAGATATACTAGATTATAAGGCAATGCGTATTTTATATTTCTCACTAATTTTCACCTATCTCAGTTATTGTGCTGAAGTGTGGGGGAATACATATGCGACTAATATAAATCCTCTATACTTGTTACAGAAGAAAGTGGTATGAATGGttcataatgttaaatatagagaACAAACAAATCATCTGTTTATAAAATCGAAATTGTTAAAATTTGAAGACTTAGTGAAATTACAGACATTATTATTCATGTTCAAGGTAAGAAATAACACATTACCTCTTAAGTTACAAAGTTTGTTTGTATTGTGTTCAGGAAGTGGGGACAGTAGAAGGAAGTTTGACTTAAGCATCAGTTTGCGAGGACCACACAAAGGCAAATGTGTCCGGCAGTCAAAGGTATAAGAATATGAAATTCTCTTCAAGATAATCTCAAGAGTTGTACAAATATGTAccgttttaaaatgtgttac
This sequence is a window from Pelmatolapia mariae isolate MD_Pm_ZW linkage group LG8, Pm_UMD_F_2, whole genome shotgun sequence. Protein-coding genes within it:
- the LOC134633337 gene encoding uncharacterized protein LOC134633337, which gives rise to MGLLEERLVLAPDAMAQLEERLVLAPDAMAQLEERLVLAPDAMAQLEERLVPAPDAMAQLEERLVPAPDAMAQLEERLVPAPDAMAQLEERLVPAPGAMAQLEERLVPAPGAMAQLEERLVPAPGAMALLEERLVPAPGAMALLEERLVPAPGAMALLEERLVPAPGAMALLEERLVPAPGAMALLEERLVPAPGAMALLEERLVPGAMALLEERLVLDLMVLLEENFILALLEGKLAVVALQEAGPLALAAPMEVMLVLALDLMAPLREGLALAVLQEVGPLALGAPLEEELALAALQEVGPLALGAPLEEELALAALQVAGPLALGAPLEEELALAALQVAGPLALGAPLEEGLALAALQEVGPLLLVSPLEGFAQHGLMVIHSLVVFLIKIILQ